In the genome of Raphanus sativus cultivar WK10039 chromosome 9, ASM80110v3, whole genome shotgun sequence, the window tataataacttGTCATGTCTAACAAGATCTTTCTGTACATAATTATAACAAACTTCAAAAGAAATTAGAACTCTAAGCTAAAGGTGTTGGGTTGTTGATTGTTATCATAGAGATCTGTGCAGGATTTGATCTAGGAAATCTTGGTTTAAAGGCAATAAACATCCATCATTTAAGTTCTAGCTAGAATTACCCAAATATGATGAAAATTCTAGCTTATCCCAGTACTGTTGTACCGTTGATGATAATTTGACTGATTTCCATAGATAAATatgctcatatatatatatataataaatggtTGATGATATGAAACTAAGCCATACTTCTGTGAAATGAACAGCATGGAGAAGATACTTGAACGCTATGAGAGGTACTCTTACGCCGAGAGACAGCTTATTGCACCTGAGTCAGACGTCAATGTAAATCAATATCTCTTCATTAACTATAAGTACACatacactatatataaatatctattcCAGTATTGCTGAAATATCTGTATTAAACCTTTTGAGATACAGACGAACTGGTCAATGGAGTATAACAGGCTTAAGGCTAAGATTGAGCTTTTGGAGAGAAACCAGAGGTACACACTTgcatcatcatatatatatatatgtatagatgCACAAACGAAATAGGGAACTGGTAGGATTAATGTACGTTGAAATGCATGGATACAATATACAATTAACTAACGGAAAAATGAATTTGCAATTATTGTAATCCAGGCACTATCTTGGGGAAGACTTGCAAGCAATGAGCCCTAAAGAGCTCCAGAATCTGGAGCAGCAGCTTGACACTGCTCTTAAGCACATCCGATCTAGAAAAGTATGATCACTCGTATTTCTTGAACAAATATTTGTATGCCTATCTTATTCGTtagtcatttaaaaatattaaatttcgtagatatatttaaagaaattaatttCAAACGTATGACTTTctgattttagatttaaaaaaattatgttgttaTAAGATTCATATTACTGATCAAAGTAAAGTAATGGAGTGTTTATGTGATATGTTTTTATGCAGAACCAACTTATGTACGACTCCGTCAGTGAGCTCCAAAGAAAGGTATTTAAAAACCCTATCAGAACCAATTTATGTGGAATTGTTGATGCTCGGGATCTAGTTTAAATAAGCTTTAATTGTTTACTTTGAGTTAGATTAAACCTTTGATGTCTGTGGTTCCCTTTTTTATCGTTTTTGGGGGCCTTCAGAGACCCATGCTTTGATTAGCTACCCTAGATGCGTAAATCTTCCAAAGCTTTGATCTTCTAAAGCTAAGTGTATCACATTGTATCATTATCTTTGGTAATGAGATTCAcatatttaaccaaaaaaaaggacaagacttgggttcaccctcCTATGGTGAATCTTCAAATTCACCACTTccctaataaccaatcaaagtgtCAACTAgactaatgataaaataattaaaaaaataaataatatcatttttaataatgataatgtCAATATTTaatggacaagacttgggttcaccccctatggtgaaccttcaaattcaccacctctctaataaccaatcaaagtgtcaactagattaatgattaaaaatattaaataattttttcaaaaatcaaaataattaaaaaaaataaatagtgtcaattttaataatgccaatatcactatctaatccataaactcaaactctataccctaaatccaaattctaaaccctaaattctaaattataaacccaaactctataccttaaacccaaattatataccctaaacccaaaccataaattataaacccaaaaacctgaactctaaacccaaacctataccctaaacccaaatcctagactctaaacccaaaacgtaaatacaaaatccaaaccctataccctaaatatttggattaatattgatgttgttcttttgaaatttaaggttaagaattaaattttggatttagagttcatggtttgggttactGTCTAGGGtctgggtttagggtctacggtttgggtttagggtttatggtttggttttagagtataggatttgggtttagggtctatggtttgagtttagggtataattttgggtttaaagtttagatttcttggtttatgatttatggtttgggtttagggtttaagattNNNNNNNNNNNNNNNNNNNNNNNNNNNNNNNNNNNNNNNNNNNNNNNNNNNNNNNNNNNNNNNNNNNNNNNNNNNNNNNNNNNNNNNNNNNNNNNNNNNNttaaataaatttattttcttatagtttGAATCcatttttatatgttaaactatattttaatactttattttattttttacactaatttatatatattaattttacataataacttatgtatttttcttatatttatttaacttcatGTTGACCCCAAAACATTATTCTTTTCTCCCTTCgactttttcttatattttctctCCAAAAACTCTCTTGGCTTCAACAGAGTTCCCCTGTTTCTCTCTGTATCTCTGTTCTTCTTATAACCGGTTAGtatttttcattctttatttatattttttgattctTAGATTTTGTTCTTCTGTTAACTTTTCAATAGGACCCTtcaatttgtattaaaatggaATAGGGCAAGTCCAGAGTTTCCACTTGATCATATTGTTTGATTGGTTTCCCCTTGTACTGATTACGTTTAGTGCAAGTTTCAGTTTTGCTGATGGATTCTTGGAGCTATGGGGACAAGTGTTTTCTTGCCTAATGAAATCTCCCCTTCCACCTTCTGATTCCTTTCCTGAGAATCCAAGATCCATGTCTCTGGGACTCTCTAATGAGTTTGACAAGGATGATGTTAATGGATTCAGTGCTCTTTCTTCCAGTTTGTGGATGATGATGAGAacctgtcttcttcttcttcaaacttGTCTAGGCTAGATTTCAAACTTAGGAGCTTTATGGATTACGGGAACTATGATGGTAGAGACTTTACTCTTGCGGCTAAAAAGCCTCGAGCTTCAAGCTCTCCTTTGTGTCAAGTCTATGGTTGCAATATGGATCTCAGCTCTTCTAAAGATTACCACAAAAGGCATAGAGTTTGCGAGACTCACTCAAAGTCTTCTATGGTTATAGTTAACGGTATTGAACAGAGGTTCTGCCAACAGTGCAGCAGGTTTCATTTCCTCTCAGAGTTTGATGATGGGAAAAGAAGTTGCAGAAGACGATTAGCAGGTCACAATGAGCGAAGAAGGAAGCCTTCTTTCTATTTCCTACCAGGTAAGCAGCAGAAGAACCGGCATAAGCTTGTTCCTCAAGGTACAAACTCTCTGCCTCTCCCTTTTGCCACTGATGCATAGTCGCACTAACTTTATGGTTGGTGATGGCAGGTAACAAGTTTCCTGGTAGTTTCTTGTACAGAGTGATGGATGAGCAAGACCACCACCGTGCAAGTAGACTCGTGAGTTTCAAAGACGAACCTACTTGTGGTGCTCACTCTCATCTGTCAGCTCACTCCCAACAACACGTCTCCTGAAACtccaaacaaaattttctcAATTACTCAACCAAACAAAACTTTCAGTCACTCAACAATAAGCTATCATCACATGCAACCACCGTTGAGGACAGATCTTGGCAAGACCAAAACTAGTACTTCATCATCCACAGTTGATCTGATGCAACTGTCATTGCATCTTAGAAGAATCGAGCAACAACAAAGGAGTTTCACTGGTGATGTGAAGCAGGAATATAATAATGAGCTTTATTTTCCCTAGCTCCTAACATAAAAGGTTACAACATTCTTATTTCTATAAGACCGGCTTGAGAAGGATAAGGCAAATCTAAGGCTGCATGGTTTGTTTAGTTTCTGAGATGGTTAGATTAGTAGAATAAAGATTTAAGTatggttacaacttacaagtgtTTTTGTAACTGAtcttgtttattattattagtcaCCAgtctgaaaaaaaataatttgattcaGATATCTATATGCCTGCTTATTTCACAGTGTTTCAgtctttttgtttattgttaTTTTCAGACAGTTTGTATATAACGATGTGATGAATATTCGCTGTAAAAGTTAATTTGCCCTTTGTTCTGTTCTAACACGTCATCTGAGATTCTCATATTCCAAGTTACGATGTTGAAAGGTACAAATCCTTTGAAAATAATTTGTACGATAGATAGCTAGAGACAAGAGAGATAGGCAGAAATGTTATAGGATTAAGACAAACTTATTACGTCCCGACATGAACGTCCAGATGAACACATCAACGTAACGTAGCTTTCAAATCTAAGACAGACAGAACTAAAGATTCTACTATGAGGCAAACATCACTTCTGCGGAGACATACAAAGGAAAACACACCAACTTTAAACACATCTAAAACACATAATGACGAAAACGACGCCGTTAACTAAACCCCTTCGCTGAAAAGTTTGATCACGCACACGTgcgtttattattatttttaggcATGCATTTCCTTGGGGACTTCACTTCTTCTCACCAAATCCGAAACCCTAGAACAAAACACGtttgagatttttttgaaattttatttctttgtataTAATGTATCAATAGATGAATATGATAGTTTTGTAAGGAGACTAGTGTTAATTTGTATAGCTTACGTGGATGTTGCTGCCTCCGGAAGTAATGGAAGTAGGAGAATTGGGTATGTACTTAGCCCACTGTTGGCCACATGTTTCATTTACAcaaataaaattagtaaatgtATTATTAGACTCGTGAAAATAAGCGactatatattttcttacatttttGGCAGCAGCGCTGAAAGCTTCACGATGTGGTATTTCCGGATTCGCACTCTTGATGCGTTGTATCTCAtccctttttaattttaattttcgaAAAAGTAGgagaaatttatatatattattcatgcgttgtttttttttataaacttggAAATTGAGAATTAAGAATAAGTCATATAAAAACCTCATGAAGCGGTTGTAAGCCGATGGAAGTCTCTGCTTCTTCTCAGGAGCTGCAACACCAAACATATATAGAGATCTTTGATAAATCATTAGAGATTTAAAACGACTAAAATTACACAGAAGAGTCGGGAAGGGTAAATGGTAGTGTAAGAATCTCATGGCTTACGTTTAACGACAAAGGGTGGTCGAGGAGATGGTGGCTGGTCACTGGAGGTagaagacgaggaggaagaagagctTCCCTTCTTATACTCACTCCCACCAAAGCTCTGCATCTGCTTGTTCAAAAAATTAGACTCATCGATTATACCTCTTTTAatgcatttttatatattaatagcTATATATGCCTAAGTATATGTATAAATCAAGTTTTATGAACCTGAAGAGTGAGGCTGACATGGCCTTGCAGAGGAGGGCTTGTGGTGAGAAACGAGAGGTTACCACAATGGCCACATTTCACCGTTACAGTGTCAAGCATTCTCTTCATTGGTATCCCAACCTATATGTGTAGATATTATTAGGTTTATTATTAACTCGATCCCTTGAAAAAATACACATCGATATATAGCTTCGCATGCTTTGCTTACTATATACAAATCTATATAGACCATGCATGTaggattttatatttatctttgtgTGGGTTATTTACCGCGAGAATTGTGTTGCAGATGCTGCACCGGACGTAGTAGAGATGTTCGGCTTGAGGTGAAGCCCTTGAAGCCATGGTTGGTTTCTCTTCAAGGTTCATGATCTTTACGAATGGGTTGAAAACCACACttgggagagagggagagagatatCAGGAGAAGTTTTCTAGAGTTAGGGTTATGTTTATTTTATGAGATGTGAAGGCTTGTATATATAGAGAAGTTCAGACATGTCGCATAGTGATACCAATACCATGGAGGTATAGAGAACGAGAGAGAGGCAAAGTTAGTTCAAGTGTTGGACGTATGCGCAGACGTCCATAAATGCATTTTGTATCTATTTTACAGCTAATATAATATCTTAAAGCCTTAAAGGTTATagaaaccaaataaaaatttaaaccaaggATTTTCGGTGTAGATACTATTTgtgttaaaacattttaattaataaactaGGGCTTaggaaacataaatataaatctatCCTCAACTGACTCATAATCAAAAGATTTGagtgtaaaaaataaatttattttcttatgtgatatcttgtataaataaatgtgtgtgtgtatatatattatatatatatatgtatatatatcaattaGAAAAGGAACCGGATCTAGGGTTTTATGACTTTTATCTATGTTTCTACTGTTGCTAGTGATAGTACATACCTTCCTCTGCAAAAATTTGCAGACGTATTTAATTATGATTAAGAAATATCAGAACTTTAAATATCACTCCTCGTACATTAGTTTTACTATAATTAGCAGTGCTGAAAATGTTTCAACAAcgttttgtatataatatatgacTATTTAAATTAATACGGGACCTTAATGATAAGTAATATAACGAGTCAAAATGGAACCTAATTAGAGAGGGAAAACAAATTAATCTAAGCAAGCAGTCTCACTTTTATATATCAGCTTCTACATCGTACATATATTAATGAATACACACGACAAgatgaaaaagacaaaaatgaGACGAAtaattaagataataaaaagaagtattacaTTTTAGATAATACGTGTGAATATGATTAGATTCTTCCAAATTTGATGCCAGCAAGCCTTGACTTGCCCACATGTTACAAATTTAAGAATTGTCCTTATCTGATCTTTGATCTTTGATctgtttctctttttcttttctttttttttttttgcttcttcaaAAAAATTTCACACAAAAATGATTTTCCTGCAGAACTGAGAACATAACTTGTCATGTTTCacatttgatccaaaaaaaactTGTCATGTTTCACAACCTTTTATTCATAGCGAAACTTCATtaatagttataaattaaatacagaAGTCGTTAATTAGCTGTCGATCAAAAAAACAACCAAAACACTGGATCTTCTTCTGCAAATCCAACTATAGATAGATTGGATTCCAAAAGCAGAAATCTGTCGAGTGAGGATCTTTGATTACCACTTTTATATTTTGAGGTTAAGGAAGTTTTCCACACTGACTGCACAACAAGTGTTGTATTTTTGGCTTATATAGGGTTTACATATACAATGTACATGTAAGAGTATActtcttaatttaatttaagaTGGCCCTAactaatataaacataaattcatGAAACTAAAGATGATATGTATTATAAATGGAATTTATCCCTAGAAAGTCAAGGGATATCTATATATTTGATTGAAAGTGCATTATCCTCCGGTTACAAAAACGAAGATATTGTTGGTTTTTAGTGATAGTTGTTATACTTTATAAAAATCCAAGATaactcataaaataaaatttacttctccattcaactttttcttttgcttctattTCCTTCCTCATTCTCTCTTCCATCTTTGACGCTCTCTTCTACGCTATTTTATCAGTTATTGGCAGAATAATTTAACATGGACCAACTACTAATCATAATTAAGGGTCCATCagcataatttttatttttggagttATATAGGCACACCTTATTGTTGAAATCTGAGATAGGACAAGAATGTGTTTTAGCATGTATTacttattaaaagaaaattgaattTAGAAGTGGGCTTTggcagtgttttgaaaaccggatcggaccagccggtcgaaccggtccgaccgTGATTCGCTGAAGAAGCCGAGTCCGGTTCGATTTAAAACCCatatttgataaaaaccagtaaaaccggctgaaacccggtaaaaccATTGGCTTTGGgttaaatcaaaatcaaaattaaaaagggtgttaataaattttcaaaaagagaaACTTGAAAAGATAGTGAAGAAAGAAGGAGCTCTAGAATGGATTCCATCTTTTGTGCGTGTACTGCCCCACAGGGAAATTGGACGTGGACAATTGATAAATCATACGTCTCTTTCAGtgactaactttttttttgcattctTCACTCTTCTTAGATTTATACTTCCGCACACATATTAGCTTACGACAGTTTAAGTTGATTAAAGTTGCATCATAGTATTAGAACTAATATATCCATATTGAGGTAATATATTTCTCCACGGTAGATTTCAACGTGtcaaagttaacaaaataataaaccaatagTAAAAAAACATCAATAACAGGCTGTAGTTAAAATT includes:
- the LOC108826482 gene encoding protein CRABS CLAW; protein product: MNLEEKPTMASRASPQAEHLYYVRCSICNTILAVGIPMKRMLDTVTVKCGHCGNLSFLTTSPPLQGHVSLTLQMQSFGGSEYKKGSSSSSSSSTSSDQPPSPRPPFVVKPPEKKQRLPSAYNRFMRDEIQRIKSANPEIPHREAFSAAAKNWAKYIPNSPTSITSGGSNIHGFGFGEKK
- the LOC108826006 gene encoding LOW QUALITY PROTEIN: squamosa promoter-binding-like protein 6 (The sequence of the model RefSeq protein was modified relative to this genomic sequence to represent the inferred CDS: inserted 2 bases in 1 codon; deleted 2 bases in 1 codon; substituted 1 base at 1 genomic stop codon), with amino-acid sequence MKSPLPPSDSFPENPRSMSLGLSNEFDKDDVNGFSALSSSLWMDENLSSSSSNLSRLDFKLRSFMDYGNYDGRDFTLAAKKPRASSSPLCQVYGCNMDLSSSKDYHKRHRVCETHSKSSMVIVNGIEQRFCQQCSRFHFLSEFDDGKRSCRRRLAGHNERRRKPSFYFLPGKQQKNRHKLVPQGNKFPGSFLYRVMDEQDHHRASRLVSFKDEPTCGAHSHLSAHSQQHVSXNXPNKIFSITQPNKTFSHSTISYHHMQPPLRTDLGKTKTSTSSSTVDLMQLSLHLRRIEQQQRSFTGDVKQEYNNELYFP